TCATCGAGCTCTTGCGCCGGGGCGTCGCCACCGGCAGCCGCGTCTCGCACGTGGCGGAGTTCCGCGGCGAGCTCGTGGCGCTCGAGGCCACGCTGCGCCGCCTGCGCCCCGGCGACATCGGGCTGCTGCTCATCGACGAGGTGGACCGCTCGCTCGCGTGGCTGCGGGAGTACCTCGCGGGCGGACAGCCGGCGGCGCTCGTCGCCTAGTGTCCCCTCTTCCCCTGGGAGAGGGTCAGGGTGAGGGAAGCGCGGACCCGGACCGCCGGGCCGCGCGCGCACCTACCAGCGCAGCTTCAGCACGAAGCGGTCGGCCTCGCGCACGGCCACCGTCACCTCGGGCTGGAGCCCGCTGCGCAGCATCACCGACTCGATGATGCCGGCGGCGAACTCCACGGACGGGTAGGGGTCGCGCAGCTCGAAGTGCCAGGTGCGCTCGCCCTGCGGGCTCACCGTGATGACCGAGCTGCTGTTGCCGGTGAGGAAGAAGCGCGGCAGCTGCTTGATGAGGCCCTCCGCGCCGAACACCGGCAGCAGCACGCCCACGGTGCGCCCGGCGAGCGTCTTGAAGAAGCCGGAGACGAAGAGCCGGCCCACCTCCCACTGGGCATCGGCGGGCGCGCGCTCGGGGAACAGCTCGCGCCCGGCCACCCTCAGCACGTTCTGCAGCACGGCGGAGGAGTAGACGGGCTCGGGGCGGGTGACGTCGTAGCCGGCCTCGCGCAGCGCCGCGGCGAAGGGGGTGCCGGGCTCCACGGGCACCATGTGCTTGAACAGCCCCTCCAGCACCGAGTGCTTGATGTAGCC
This region of Aggregicoccus sp. 17bor-14 genomic DNA includes:
- a CDS encoding DUF2378 family protein, whose protein sequence is MKAVTPGPGGGYIKHSVLEGLFKHMVPVEPGTPFAAALREAGYDVTRPEPVYSSAVLQNVLRVAGRELFPERAPADAQWEVGRLFVSGFFKTLAGRTVGVLLPVFGAEGLIKQLPRFFLTGNSSSVITVSPQGERTWHFELRDPYPSVEFAAGIIESVMLRSGLQPEVTVAVREADRFVLKLRW